A window from Chrysemys picta bellii isolate R12L10 chromosome 20, ASM1138683v2, whole genome shotgun sequence encodes these proteins:
- the PHLDB3 gene encoding pleckstrin homology-like domain family B member 3 isoform X4 — protein MVLPENEPLAGLSQTSRCPVLAPVGQDRRRGPFPAQGPEPARAQPVGGADCLSSGPGGAMSDSPEEDEASSTESAQNGDESPQAGAEGSRLRGEQDEALGRVAELESCIKELQHQQKEMNIEQMKLEGALLEGELAAEWREVQREEQLVLQLQRRFAETVHRCHVEREKEKARLGKERLKVEELQRQHAESQTHLETQPESMRERMQSQLQQTSEMLEGALKSYEDLEFQQLERESRLEEEKEEACQALARQVAQVQERLKERKRKVRRLEAQVRSVQEHMAGECSKLAQEKGEAVQSLNLERRRLEELGKVCEDESRDDSPVSNQELTKLMFTQKTDRKVVVLGCDQRDPACVFSVRSSVQSSFGLQRSRSLPRRRGDRLVPRPTQRPLSLEANGGLDSDVLALQLSAGGDRRCVPLKHLNAPLYPLGGPYSSVSSCVTKLAEMERMVREAMAERERLLQAREAKRVAQGETQHTEPPPPAQDRSPGPSREPPAPAPLDLRAHLEASGHSLETCPEVRVTGRACRGFLVKMGGRIKTWKKRWFCFDRQRRLLAYYVDKEEAKLKGVIYFQAIEEVYYDHLRSAFKSPNPKLTFCVKTYDRLFCLVAPSAEAMRIWMDAIVTAAEENTRY, from the exons ATGGTTCTCCCGGAGAATGAGCCCTTGGCGGGGCTGAGCCAGACCTCGCGATGCCCTGTCCTGGCCCCCGTTGGGCAGGACAGGCGGAGGGGGCcgtttccagcccagggccccgagCCGGCCCGGGCCCAGCCGGTGGGTGGTGCCGATTGTCTCTCCTCCGGCCCCGGGGGAGCCATGAGCGACAGCCCTGAGGAGGACGAGGCCAGCAGCACGGAGAGTGCCCAGAACGGG GACGAGAGCCCCCAGGCAGGCGCGGAGGGGTCCCGGCTGCGGGGGGAGCAGGACGAGGCGCTGGGCCGGGTAGCGGAGCTGGAGAGTTGTATCAAGGAGCTTCAGCACCAGCAGAAGGAGATGAACATCGAG CAGATGAAGCTGGAGGGGGCGCTGCTGGAGGGGGAGCTGGCGGCCGAGTGGCGGGAGGTTCAGCGCGAggagcagctggtcctgcagCTGCAGAGGAGGTTCGCGGAGACGGTGCACCGGTGCCACGTCGAGAGAGAGAAG GAGAAGGCTCGGCTGGGGAAGGAGCGGCTCAAGGTGGAGGAGCTCCAGAGGCAACACGCCGAGTCCCAGACCCACCTGGAGACCCAGCCCGAGAGCATGCGGGAGCGAATGCAAAGCCAGCTGCAGCAG ACGTCGGAGATGCTGGAGGGGGCACTGAAGAGCTACGAGGACCTGGAGTTCCAGCAGCTGGAGCGCGAGAGCCGcttggaagaggagaaggaggaggcctGCCAGGCCTTGGCCCGCCAGGTGGCCCAGGTGCAGGAGAGGCTCAAGGAGAGGAAG AGGAAGGTGCGCAGGCTGGAGGCCCAGGTGCGCTCGGTGCAGGAGCACATGGCGGGCGAGTGCAGCAAGCTGGCGCAGGAGAAGGGAGAGGCCGTCCAGAGCCTCAACTTG GAGAGGCGTCGGCTGGAGGAGCTGGGCAAAGTCTGTGAAGACGAGAGCAGAGATGACTCGCCCGTCAGTAACCAGGAGCTCACCAAG CTCATGTTCACCCAAAAGACGGATCGGAAGGTCGTGGTGCTGGGCTGCGACCAGCGCGACCCGGCCTGCGTGTTCTCCGTCCGCAGCTCCGTCCAG AGCTCCTTCGGGCTGCAGAGATCGAGGAGCCTGCCTCGAAGACGGGGGGACCGGCTGgtcccccgccccacccagcGCCCCCTCTCGCTCGAAGCCAACG gggGGCTAGACTCAGACGTCCTGGCGCTGCAGCTCTCGGCTGGGGGCGACCGGCGCTGCGTGCCGCTCAAACATCTCAACGCCCCCCTGTACCCTCTGGGGGGGCCATACAG CAGCGTCAGCTCCTGTGTCACCAAACTGGCCGAAATGGAGCGGATGGTGCGGGaggccatggcagagagagagcgGCTGCTGCAGGCGCGG GAGGCGAAGCGAGTGGCCCAGGGGGAGACACAACACACGGAGCCGCCCCCCCCTGCCCAG GACCGGAGCCCGGGGCCGTCGcgggagccccctgcccccgcccccctggacCTGCGCGCCCACCTGGAGGCCTCGGGGCACAGCCTGGAGACCTGCCCCGAGGTGCGGGTGACGGGCAGGGCCTGCCGCGGCTTCCTGGTCAAGATGGGCGGGCGCATCAAAACCTGGAAGAAACGTTGGTTCTGCTTCGACCGTCAGCGGCGCCTGCTGGCCTACTACGTGG ACAAAGAGGAGGCGAAGCTCAAGGGCGTCATCTACTTCCAGGCCATCGAGGAGGTTTATTATGATCACCTGCGCAGCGCCTTCAAG AGCCCCAACCCCAAACTGACCTTCTGTGTCAAGACCTACGACCGGCTCTTCTGCCTGGTGGCGCCCAGCGCCGAGGCCATGCGCATCTGGATGGACGCCATCGTCACGGCCGCCGAGGAGAACACGCGTTATTGA